Proteins encoded together in one Candidatus Xianfuyuplasma coldseepsis window:
- a CDS encoding CASTOR/POLLUX-related putative ion channel has translation MKRLKDYIRYKYDQFISMGTISLIIGLLFILLLIIGILSIIMIFIFPEYRFLEVFWLTFLRALDPGTLAGDEGTFGYVVVLAIATFVGIFIFSMFISFILNGFQEKLETLRKGRSTVIEKNHTVILGNSPSLKVVLSELVLANENQKKGVVVVLSEEDPLELSLVVKDFIKDFKTTKVIYRKGSIFNVDDLQMCSINDARSIIMIENDITNIKALVALSSMDYFNKGKGKVAALFRNKDNLKVAEKLVGNLGNFIYVEDAITKIIAQSCLQAGLSNIYSDLFDFAGDEIYVNPGTGLVGRTYVDAQKSFSKSILIGLIRDNQPLINPPGNEVIQQGDQIIVISEDDDTAIVEQVVQDYNKDLIIDKPRVSNIEETNILFIGYNQKVASIIKEFDQYVKPGSTITILTNYERGTSRIKKMESSLKNLSIRIINEVTFDRQIIEDVVQYTDRSIVIFQNEEVPRQDKDSQTLLTLLHLRDIERVCDREFDIVTEIFDVRNTAIIELAKVDDFLISEQLTSRMLTQIAENPYLVSILEILLNKNGVEVYLKPVEEYVETEEPITGYTLVEACAKKGETFLGFKTYSRSGRERLCMNPLKTKEVTLYPGDKMIVLSID, from the coding sequence ATGAAACGATTAAAAGACTACATACGATACAAATACGATCAATTTATATCGATGGGGACAATATCACTAATAATAGGACTGTTGTTTATCCTATTACTCATTATAGGAATCCTATCTATTATAATGATATTCATCTTCCCTGAATATCGATTCTTAGAAGTATTCTGGCTTACATTCTTACGGGCTTTAGACCCCGGTACCCTTGCGGGGGATGAAGGTACCTTTGGGTACGTAGTAGTCCTCGCAATTGCGACCTTTGTCGGAATCTTCATCTTTAGTATGTTTATCAGTTTTATCCTAAACGGCTTCCAAGAAAAACTCGAAACCTTACGTAAAGGACGAAGTACTGTCATTGAAAAGAACCATACCGTAATCCTGGGAAACTCCCCTAGTTTAAAAGTCGTTCTTTCCGAACTTGTCCTTGCGAACGAGAATCAAAAGAAAGGTGTCGTTGTCGTCTTATCCGAAGAAGACCCGCTTGAACTATCGCTAGTTGTTAAAGATTTCATCAAGGACTTTAAAACCACTAAAGTCATCTACCGTAAAGGATCGATCTTTAATGTAGATGATCTACAGATGTGCAGTATCAATGATGCAAGAAGCATCATTATGATTGAAAACGACATCACCAACATCAAAGCCCTTGTCGCTTTATCCTCAATGGATTATTTTAACAAAGGCAAAGGAAAAGTCGCTGCCTTATTCCGCAACAAAGACAACCTTAAAGTCGCTGAGAAACTCGTTGGTAATCTCGGGAACTTCATCTACGTCGAGGATGCGATTACCAAAATCATTGCCCAATCCTGTTTGCAAGCAGGACTATCGAATATCTATAGCGATCTCTTTGATTTTGCTGGGGATGAAATATACGTCAATCCTGGTACAGGATTAGTCGGACGAACCTATGTAGATGCCCAAAAATCCTTCTCTAAATCGATTCTAATTGGATTAATCCGTGACAACCAACCACTCATTAATCCACCCGGTAATGAAGTCATCCAACAAGGCGATCAAATCATCGTCATCAGTGAAGACGATGATACCGCCATCGTTGAACAAGTAGTACAAGATTATAATAAAGATCTCATCATCGACAAACCACGCGTATCCAACATTGAAGAAACCAACATCCTATTTATTGGATACAATCAAAAAGTAGCGTCAATCATTAAAGAGTTTGATCAATACGTCAAGCCGGGTTCCACGATTACAATTCTAACCAACTATGAACGGGGTACATCACGGATTAAGAAAATGGAAAGTTCCCTCAAGAACCTATCCATCCGCATTATCAATGAAGTCACCTTTGATCGTCAGATTATTGAAGATGTCGTTCAATATACCGATCGTTCGATTGTCATCTTCCAAAACGAAGAAGTACCACGCCAAGACAAAGACTCTCAGACATTACTTACATTATTACACTTACGTGATATTGAACGAGTATGTGATCGTGAATTTGACATCGTCACCGAAATCTTTGACGTCCGTAATACGGCCATCATCGAACTGGCAAAAGTTGATGACTTCCTCATCAGTGAACAACTAACTAGCCGGATGCTAACCCAAATCGCCGAGAATCCATATCTTGTCAGTATCTTAGAAATACTCTTAAATAAAAATGGAGTGGAAGTCTACTTAAAACCAGTAGAAGAGTATGTGGAAACAGAAGAACCCATCACCGGATATACACTAGTAGAAGCTTGTGCCAAAAAAGGTGAAACCTTCCTTGGCTTTAAAACCTATAGTCGTTCTGGACGAGAACGTCTATGCATGAACCCTCTAAAAACAAAAGAAGTAACCCTCTATCCTGGTGATAAAATGATCGTATTGTCGATTGATTAA
- a CDS encoding BglG family transcription antiterminator translates to MLDYKDNYLLKLLIQANYDLRVDDIQKLLGVSKRSAYYSIEKIDEFLTTQGLPKLVHTTDKGITLNRETKDRFSKDIMDSISDVYVYTPNERVAIEILVILCRDTEINISFLESLFHVSRNTIINDLKQLRKTLGVYNLSLEYDNTLGYIITGLETQRRSVLHHYISRYDYVLKMKMYPFYNEQSYGTIKSIMRQLELDLHITYVHTSIENLSVLISIIKDNHFNPVTFRNEDVKQIQASNEYQLTKKYFEGVIPEAEYLYIAIHLMGLRLHVADEYITYEDEYIKELVAFLIDEFSKITLIYFDEDNQLYKSLYYHMKQTINRLKYGIIYQNKLKEEIFESYPQVSQITKTVCDKLEEKIGYPINDDDVSFIAMHFGSSLKRQQRHIHSFSILLVCLNGVASSKLIRKEIEFMFPSIHIIDAVSLDDVATYQDDVDYIVSTIPIHNKAILDRVIQVNGILNDVDKDHLRQIFGRHITEPNKNLRERIMAKIKPYIKPHKIDMVERLIEREIINKEPLINTNIERMRKPMMKELLTAKTIILQDHVKTWEDAIWLSAKPLLESNSIEERYVEKVIDNVHEMGPYIGIAPDVAISHARPEDGVHHLGISLLLLQQPVYLANRDDKPVRIMITLASPDSEIHLTALQQLSGMLMGGLDQLLAATSKQDILQLVDQYSK, encoded by the coding sequence ATGTTGGATTACAAGGACAATTATTTATTGAAGTTATTGATACAGGCAAACTATGATTTACGTGTTGATGACATTCAAAAACTGTTGGGTGTCTCCAAGCGAAGTGCATACTATAGTATCGAAAAGATTGACGAATTTCTGACGACTCAAGGATTACCAAAACTGGTACACACAACCGACAAGGGAATCACGTTGAATCGAGAAACCAAAGATCGTTTTTCCAAAGACATCATGGACAGTATATCAGATGTCTATGTCTATACGCCAAACGAGCGTGTAGCCATTGAAATTCTCGTGATTTTATGTCGAGACACTGAGATTAATATTTCATTTTTAGAATCATTGTTTCATGTTAGTCGCAACACGATTATCAACGACCTAAAACAACTACGAAAAACACTGGGTGTATATAATCTATCCTTGGAGTATGATAATACACTAGGATACATAATTACCGGTTTAGAAACGCAGCGTCGCAGTGTCTTACATCATTATATATCACGATATGATTATGTTTTAAAAATGAAAATGTATCCCTTTTACAACGAGCAATCCTATGGAACAATCAAATCCATTATGCGTCAACTAGAGTTGGACTTGCATATCACGTATGTTCATACATCAATTGAAAACTTATCTGTTTTAATTAGTATCATTAAAGACAATCATTTTAATCCAGTAACCTTTCGCAATGAAGATGTCAAGCAAATCCAAGCATCGAATGAATATCAATTAACAAAGAAATACTTTGAAGGTGTTATACCCGAAGCAGAGTACCTGTATATTGCTATCCATTTAATGGGACTTCGCTTGCATGTGGCCGATGAATATATCACCTATGAAGACGAGTATATTAAAGAATTGGTCGCATTTCTAATTGATGAGTTTTCAAAAATTACATTAATTTATTTTGATGAGGATAACCAGCTATATAAGAGTCTATATTATCATATGAAGCAAACCATCAACAGATTAAAATATGGAATCATCTATCAAAATAAGTTAAAAGAAGAGATATTTGAATCGTATCCCCAAGTATCCCAAATCACCAAAACGGTTTGTGACAAGTTGGAAGAAAAAATCGGTTATCCGATTAATGATGATGACGTCAGTTTTATCGCAATGCATTTTGGAAGTTCACTGAAACGGCAACAGCGTCACATTCACAGCTTCTCAATTCTTCTTGTTTGTTTAAATGGTGTAGCATCATCCAAATTAATTCGTAAAGAGATTGAATTTATGTTTCCAAGCATCCATATCATTGATGCTGTTAGTCTCGATGATGTTGCAACATATCAAGATGATGTCGATTACATCGTATCGACGATACCAATACATAATAAGGCGATTTTAGACCGGGTGATTCAGGTCAACGGAATCTTGAATGACGTTGATAAAGATCACTTACGACAAATCTTTGGACGTCATATCACCGAACCAAACAAAAACTTAAGAGAACGCATTATGGCGAAGATTAAACCATATATAAAACCACACAAGATTGACATGGTTGAACGATTAATCGAGCGAGAAATCATCAATAAAGAACCATTGATCAACACGAATATAGAAAGGATGAGAAAACCGATGATGAAGGAGTTATTAACAGCCAAAACAATTATCCTTCAAGATCACGTGAAAACGTGGGAAGATGCGATTTGGCTGAGTGCTAAACCACTATTAGAGAGCAATAGTATTGAGGAACGATATGTTGAAAAAGTAATCGATAATGTCCATGAAATGGGACCATACATCGGCATCGCACCTGATGTTGCCATCTCACATGCACGTCCAGAAGATGGGGTACATCATCTTGGCATCTCTCTGTTGTTATTGCAACAACCAGTTTATCTTGCCAATCGTGATGATAAACCAGTACGAATTATGATTACTCTTGCTTCACCCGATAGTGAAATTCACCTTACTGCACTGCAACAACTTTCGGGGATGTTAATGGGTGGTTTAGATCAACTGCTTGCAGCAACATCAAAACAAGACATTCTTCAATTAGTAGATCAGTATTCAAAATAA
- a CDS encoding DNA-3-methyladenine glycosylase I, whose amino-acid sequence MNDGKTRCFGNKEGQELYAKYHDEEWGIPVHDDRVLFEFLILEGAQAGLNWYTVLKKREGYREAFKGFDPLLVSKMTDDELEALRENPNIIRNKLKIYSARKNAIAFLKIQEEYGSFDKFLWSYVDYKPIINHHTSFKTVPVTTPISDALSKELKKRGMTFVGSTIMYAYMQAIGMVDDHLESCHIRQQ is encoded by the coding sequence ATGAACGATGGAAAAACACGTTGTTTTGGCAACAAAGAGGGTCAAGAGTTATATGCCAAGTATCATGATGAAGAGTGGGGTATCCCCGTTCATGATGACCGTGTCTTGTTTGAATTCTTGATTTTAGAAGGCGCTCAAGCGGGATTAAACTGGTATACAGTCTTGAAGAAACGAGAAGGTTATCGCGAGGCCTTTAAAGGTTTTGATCCACTTCTTGTATCAAAGATGACAGACGACGAGTTAGAGGCCTTACGGGAGAACCCCAATATCATCCGTAATAAACTGAAAATCTATAGTGCACGAAAGAACGCCATTGCGTTTCTCAAGATTCAAGAAGAGTATGGTAGTTTTGACAAGTTCCTATGGTCGTATGTCGATTATAAACCAATCATCAATCACCATACCTCATTTAAAACCGTACCCGTCACTACACCAATCTCGGATGCCTTATCGAAAGAACTAAAAAAACGAGGAATGACATTTGTTGGTTCCACGATCATGTACGCCTATATGCAAGCCATTGGTATGGTAGATGATCATTTGGAATCTTGTCATATTCGGCAACAATAA
- a CDS encoding InlB B-repeat-containing protein, protein MKHSKGLIVLYLLLGLVGCGNTGSLDPTNNDDDKNPTVTTEYVTVSYVSNGGTTISAITIEKGDPINPPTPEKDGYVFSGWYQDASFTTAFQSTMMITSDLILYAKWTEVTEDSVIITFESEYGDTPVQLIGLPGDPLTLPSGLSDLFYDFLGWKIQGDTTLYIETTFPEEDVTLEGVWEKNDTYALNLITTMDVETSYLFEVGDTMTLPDAEERTGYVFIGWYKDASFTEEFDESEPLPANHMTLYERYETIADYFYTVSFETDGGSLIDSQLRVKGYPVLEPSTPIKKGHNFLGWYNDPAYQNEYHFDTDEDENMTIYAQWEFDPNFTAVYLVYSDIIIEELFFDIGESYYLPIVERDGYIFNWWYTHVYGDNYNIYREYVYFPQPLGEDLVLHALFTEAPNMVFVEFETFGGSTARGYAGMFDYSENPVRDWGTFQANPGDDITVYNPSKTGYRFGGWYMDEECTIPVDIISSGTSYVTVEAPDVDTTIYAKWIEDATVTDPDDPDQETTILERLNDMGYTCSDNLCTMEESSGYTYTFNLVTQEFTYTIDTDTIVDGGYRYYDRSITIGPDYSYYYTYYVDENYGFQYYIELELEGNYEAGTNNVIHFYSNVSSEASNVDKANLFINNLIQIYQWIIQD, encoded by the coding sequence ATGAAACACAGCAAGGGTTTGATTGTATTATATTTATTACTTGGTTTGGTCGGATGTGGGAATACTGGTAGTTTGGATCCAACCAACAATGACGACGACAAAAATCCAACGGTGACAACGGAGTATGTCACCGTATCATATGTAAGTAACGGTGGGACGACAATTTCCGCCATCACAATTGAAAAAGGGGATCCGATTAATCCTCCGACTCCTGAGAAAGACGGGTATGTCTTTTCAGGATGGTATCAAGATGCATCATTTACTACGGCGTTTCAATCAACAATGATGATTACCAGTGATCTTATACTGTATGCCAAATGGACCGAAGTCACTGAAGATTCAGTGATTATTACGTTTGAATCGGAGTACGGGGACACCCCCGTTCAATTAATAGGATTGCCTGGAGACCCCTTAACATTACCGAGTGGACTCTCCGATCTATTTTATGATTTCCTTGGGTGGAAAATCCAAGGAGATACAACGTTATATATTGAAACCACATTTCCCGAAGAGGATGTGACGCTTGAGGGTGTATGGGAGAAGAATGATACCTATGCCTTGAACTTGATTACAACCATGGATGTGGAGACATCGTATTTGTTTGAAGTAGGTGATACGATGACGTTGCCAGATGCGGAAGAACGAACGGGATATGTGTTTATCGGATGGTATAAAGATGCATCCTTTACCGAGGAGTTTGATGAATCAGAGCCGCTCCCTGCAAATCATATGACACTCTATGAGCGCTATGAAACAATCGCTGATTACTTCTATACGGTATCCTTTGAAACCGATGGTGGATCGTTAATTGATTCCCAATTACGGGTGAAAGGGTATCCCGTCTTAGAGCCATCTACACCGATTAAAAAAGGTCATAACTTTCTTGGTTGGTACAATGATCCCGCCTATCAAAATGAATACCATTTTGATACCGATGAAGATGAGAATATGACGATTTATGCGCAATGGGAATTTGATCCTAATTTCACTGCGGTCTATTTAGTATATTCGGACATTATCATTGAAGAATTATTCTTTGACATTGGCGAGAGCTATTATTTACCGATCGTTGAGCGCGATGGATACATCTTTAATTGGTGGTACACCCATGTCTATGGGGACAATTATAATATCTACCGCGAGTATGTATACTTCCCTCAACCCTTGGGAGAAGATTTAGTACTACATGCGTTATTTACCGAAGCACCAAATATGGTGTTTGTCGAGTTTGAAACCTTTGGTGGATCGACAGCGCGTGGGTATGCGGGTATGTTTGATTATTCGGAAAATCCAGTACGGGACTGGGGTACGTTCCAAGCGAATCCTGGGGATGATATTACGGTATATAATCCCAGTAAAACGGGATATAGATTTGGCGGATGGTACATGGATGAAGAGTGTACTATTCCAGTAGATATCATTTCATCTGGCACGTCTTATGTCACAGTTGAAGCTCCCGATGTTGATACAACTATCTATGCGAAATGGATCGAAGATGCAACCGTAACCGATCCCGATGATCCTGATCAAGAGACGACCATTCTAGAACGTTTAAATGATATGGGGTATACATGCAGTGACAACCTGTGTACGATGGAAGAATCTTCCGGATATACCTATACTTTCAATTTAGTTACACAAGAATTCACCTACACAATTGATACCGATACCATCGTTGATGGTGGGTATCGCTACTACGATCGTTCGATTACGATTGGTCCAGATTACTCGTATTATTACACCTACTATGTCGATGAGAATTATGGTTTCCAATACTACATTGAACTGGAGTTGGAAGGAAACTATGAAGCAGGAACAAACAACGTCATCCACTTCTATTCGAATGTATCCTCAGAAGCATCAAACGTGGATAAAGCGAATCTATTTATCAATAACCTTATACAAATCTATCAATGGATTATCCAAGACTAG
- a CDS encoding class I SAM-dependent methyltransferase — MNRLKEFLESTQKKTFLDIGTGTGNFIHQITSMYEEYESFIGIDTSARLIEMATKHTPNDKVSFIEMDAYDMTFPDNHFDVVCLSNSLHHLSNIPQMFQAMKRVLKEDGYILIQEMIKDQLSEMQQSHKLMHHFAARIDRLSGDTHYETFTEQEIIDILGSQEGLSIDQEWILDVPRHKENSKEELDYIYNILERVMSRVPEDHQEEFIKEKEQVKQYIEKHGYDGCPSVFAVLKKQ, encoded by the coding sequence ATGAACCGATTAAAAGAATTCTTAGAGTCAACACAGAAAAAGACGTTTTTAGACATTGGTACAGGGACGGGTAATTTTATCCATCAAATAACGAGTATGTATGAGGAGTATGAATCGTTTATTGGGATTGATACGAGTGCACGGTTAATTGAGATGGCAACGAAACATACACCTAATGATAAGGTGTCCTTTATCGAGATGGATGCCTATGATATGACGTTCCCTGACAATCACTTTGATGTCGTGTGTTTATCGAATAGTTTGCATCATTTATCCAATATCCCACAGATGTTTCAAGCGATGAAACGAGTACTTAAAGAAGATGGATACATTCTGATTCAAGAGATGATTAAAGACCAATTAAGTGAGATGCAACAGTCGCATAAATTGATGCATCACTTCGCAGCACGGATTGATCGTCTAAGTGGTGATACCCATTACGAGACCTTTACCGAACAAGAGATTATCGACATCTTAGGTTCTCAAGAAGGTCTATCCATTGATCAAGAATGGATATTAGATGTACCACGTCATAAGGAGAACTCGAAAGAAGAACTAGATTACATATACAATATCTTGGAACGCGTGATGTCTCGGGTACCCGAAGACCATCAAGAAGAGTTCATAAAAGAAAAAGAACAAGTGAAACAGTATATTGAAAAACACGGTTATGATGGTTGTCCGTCCGTATTTGCCGTATTAAAAAAACAATAA
- a CDS encoding YkvA family protein has product MFKPKLDTKQKELLMELLKLMAEADGTLTEEELIQIGKIRKYYKMQEYDEKNYTKDNIRFFLEQQKEEDVLNILTHAILLALEDEVFSPEEQDVIQSYFDLLSLESAGKMQKFIHKYGNQAFDVRELITPEQTKEEVLEESMELLEEYSDSDIEDVDEHKLMKMNKGPVKKIWDQVLILWDTARDPKTSTAIKALGIGALIYLISPIDAIPDMIPMLGLTDDVAVIAYAVSQLNKVSKKK; this is encoded by the coding sequence ATGTTTAAACCAAAACTCGACACCAAGCAAAAAGAACTCTTAATGGAACTACTAAAACTCATGGCCGAAGCCGATGGCACCTTAACCGAAGAAGAACTCATTCAAATCGGTAAAATCCGCAAATATTATAAGATGCAAGAATACGATGAAAAGAATTACACCAAAGACAACATTCGCTTCTTCTTAGAACAACAAAAAGAAGAAGACGTCTTAAACATTCTTACCCATGCGATATTACTCGCGCTAGAAGATGAAGTCTTTAGTCCTGAAGAACAAGACGTCATTCAATCCTACTTCGATCTACTCTCCTTAGAGAGTGCCGGTAAGATGCAGAAGTTCATCCATAAATACGGCAATCAAGCCTTTGATGTTCGCGAGCTCATCACCCCCGAACAAACCAAAGAAGAAGTCTTAGAAGAATCAATGGAACTTCTAGAAGAATACAGTGATTCCGATATCGAAGATGTCGATGAACATAAACTGATGAAGATGAACAAAGGTCCCGTCAAAAAAATCTGGGACCAAGTACTGATTTTATGGGATACCGCCCGTGATCCCAAAACCAGTACCGCCATTAAAGCCCTAGGTATTGGGGCTTTAATCTATCTAATCAGTCCGATTGATGCGATACCCGACATGATTCCGATGTTAGGACTAACGGACGATGTCGCTGTGATTGCCTACGCAGTATCACAACTAAATAAAGTATCGAAAAAGAAATAA
- a CDS encoding HPr family phosphocarrier protein: MKRQYTVIDEAGLHARPVSLLVAKASSHPNEITMWYKDKPYTMKSILMIMSLSVQQHDQFSIEVQGDNAEEILDSLEAILKENKLAS; this comes from the coding sequence ATGAAAAGACAATATACTGTAATCGATGAAGCCGGGTTGCATGCTAGACCTGTCAGTCTCCTTGTTGCAAAAGCATCATCACATCCCAACGAGATAACAATGTGGTACAAGGACAAACCGTACACAATGAAGTCAATCCTAATGATTATGAGCCTTAGTGTCCAACAACACGATCAGTTCTCGATTGAGGTGCAAGGAGATAACGCCGAAGAGATCTTAGATTCTTTGGAAGCCATTTTAAAAGAAAACAAGCTTGCTTCATAG
- a CDS encoding PTS sugar transporter subunit IIB → MKKIVCICGNGLGSSFLLEMNVKAVLKDMGVSGVEVEHSDMGSAYQGMADVIVCAADLENNIKRFGETISLKNIMDKTELKEKIIAFMNK, encoded by the coding sequence ATGAAAAAAATTGTTTGTATTTGTGGAAACGGGCTAGGAAGTAGTTTTTTATTAGAAATGAATGTAAAAGCAGTATTAAAAGACATGGGTGTATCAGGAGTTGAAGTGGAACACTCCGATATGGGAAGTGCATATCAAGGTATGGCAGATGTGATTGTTTGCGCCGCAGATTTGGAAAACAATATTAAGCGTTTTGGTGAAACAATTTCATTAAAAAACATTATGGATAAAACAGAACTAAAAGAGAAAATTATCGCATTCATGAACAAGTAA
- a CDS encoding GtrA family protein, with the protein MKQRRQLLLFIIFSASAGLVQFLVFVLLFELFHFGYWLAYVPSIISLVIWNTYWNRKYTFQSDLLFRTMVMKLMLFYVFFIPLSTIFGDVLTKNSWNEYLVLGMTMIINLSFAFLYNKYYIYKK; encoded by the coding sequence ATGAAGCAACGACGACAACTTCTTCTATTTATTATCTTCTCTGCAAGTGCTGGACTTGTTCAGTTTCTTGTTTTTGTACTGTTGTTCGAGCTGTTTCATTTTGGATACTGGTTGGCTTATGTTCCATCGATAATTTCCCTCGTTATATGGAATACGTATTGGAACCGTAAATATACATTTCAATCCGATTTATTGTTTCGAACTATGGTGATGAAGTTAATGCTATTTTACGTATTTTTTATTCCTCTATCAACGATATTTGGTGATGTGTTGACAAAAAACAGTTGGAACGAATATCTGGTTCTTGGGATGACAATGATTATCAATCTATCGTTTGCTTTCTTGTATAACAAATATTATATCTATAAAAAATGA
- a CDS encoding PTS ascorbate transporter subunit IIC has product MSSVISFISELLSSPQILLGLIVLVGLAAQRKPFNEVVRGTLKAILGFVIIGAGAGILVGSLDYFGQLFQEAFSLTGVVPNNEAIVATALEDYATYTAGIMIIGMAANILIARFSRLKYIFLTGHHTLFMAALIAVVLKVAGLEGVLLYVLGGMALGLTMVLFPALGQRYMKEVTGSEDIALGHFSTATYFLSGLSGKLFGKGSKSTEEMNFPQSLSFLRDSSVAIALTMLIMYVITTLFAGPQFVADELGVTDNYLVFAFIQSLTFAAGVYIVLQGVRMVISEIVPAFKGWSDKIVPDAKPALDCPIVFPYAPNAVLIGFVVSFIGGIIGMGILILVGGIVILPGIIPHFFLGATAGVFGNATGGRRGAVIGSFVNGIAISFLPLLLLPILGDLGFENTTFGDADFVVVGSILGLFAGWGKWVLAALIGVLFAIPFVDAVLNKEKTV; this is encoded by the coding sequence ATGAGTTCAGTTATTAGTTTTATTTCAGAATTACTCAGTAGTCCTCAAATCTTATTAGGACTCATCGTACTCGTTGGTTTGGCAGCACAACGCAAACCATTTAATGAAGTAGTACGAGGAACATTGAAAGCAATTTTAGGATTTGTAATTATTGGTGCAGGAGCCGGGATTTTAGTCGGATCATTAGACTATTTTGGTCAGTTATTTCAAGAAGCATTTAGCTTAACCGGTGTCGTACCAAATAACGAAGCCATTGTTGCAACTGCATTAGAAGACTATGCAACCTATACCGCAGGAATTATGATAATCGGTATGGCTGCAAACATCTTAATCGCACGCTTTTCTCGATTAAAATACATCTTCTTAACAGGACATCACACATTATTCATGGCAGCATTAATTGCCGTTGTATTAAAAGTTGCTGGTTTAGAAGGAGTACTTCTTTACGTACTTGGTGGAATGGCACTTGGATTAACAATGGTATTGTTCCCAGCGCTCGGACAACGGTACATGAAAGAAGTTACAGGGTCTGAAGACATTGCACTTGGACACTTCTCAACTGCAACGTACTTCTTAAGTGGATTAAGCGGTAAGCTGTTTGGTAAAGGTTCAAAATCAACAGAAGAAATGAACTTCCCACAATCCTTATCATTCTTGCGAGATTCAAGTGTAGCAATTGCTCTTACCATGTTGATAATGTATGTCATCACAACCTTATTCGCAGGGCCACAATTTGTTGCTGATGAACTTGGCGTAACAGACAACTATCTTGTCTTCGCATTCATTCAATCATTAACCTTCGCAGCAGGAGTCTACATTGTACTTCAAGGTGTCCGTATGGTTATATCAGAAATCGTCCCAGCATTCAAAGGGTGGTCTGACAAGATTGTCCCCGATGCAAAACCTGCATTGGACTGTCCAATCGTATTCCCATATGCACCAAATGCCGTGTTAATTGGATTCGTTGTATCCTTCATCGGTGGTATCATCGGAATGGGTATCTTAATCCTTGTTGGTGGGATCGTCATCCTTCCAGGAATTATCCCACACTTCTTCTTAGGAGCAACTGCTGGAGTATTTGGTAATGCTACAGGAGGACGCCGTGGAGCCGTTATTGGATCCTTTGTCAATGGTATTGCAATTTCATTCTTACCACTCCTCTTATTACCAATCTTAGGAGATTTAGGATTTGAAAATACAACCTTCGGAGATGCGGACTTTGTCGTCGTAGGATCCATCCTTGGTTTATTCGCTGGATGGGGTAAATGGGTATTAGCTGCATTGATTGGTGTACTCTTCGCCATTCCGTTTGTAGATGCAGTCCTCAACAAAGAAAAAACCGTATAA